A section of the Citrus sinensis cultivar Valencia sweet orange chromosome 8, DVS_A1.0, whole genome shotgun sequence genome encodes:
- the LOC107178318 gene encoding cytochrome P450 89A2-like: MPYLKAVILEGLRRHPPWHFVLPHAVTEDFVLDDKYVIPKDGSVNFMVGNMGWDPKVWEDPMGFKPERFLNDHDQDFDITGSREIKMMPFGTGRRICPGFGLAMLHLEYFVANLVWNFKWKAVDGDEVDLTEKQEFTVVMKNPLQALLSPRIR, from the coding sequence ATGCCGTATCTGAAAGCAGTGATTTTAGAGGGACTGAGGAGGCACCCGCCATGGCATTTCGTGTTGCCACATGCTGTGACAGAGGATTTCGTGCTTGATGATAAGTATGTGATACCAAAGGACGGGAGTGTGAATTTCATGGTGGGCAACATGGGTTGGGATCCGAAAGTTTGGGAGGATCCAATGGGATTTAAGCCCGAGAGGTTTTTGAATGATCATGATCAAGATTTTGACATAACGGGGAGTAGGGAAATTAAGATGATGCCATTTGGAACTGGCAGGAGAATCTGCCCCGGTTTCGGTTTGGCTATGCTGCATTTGGAGTATTTTGTGGCTAATTTGGTTTGGAATTTTAAGTGGAAGGCTGTGGATGGTGATGAGGTTGATTTGACTGAGAAGCAAGAGTTTACCGTTGTGATGAAGAATCCATTGCAGGCTCTTCTTTCTCCTAGAATTAGATAA
- the LOC102620596 gene encoding berberine bridge enzyme-like 13 → MGEDLFWALHGGGAASFGIIVAWKVNLVPVPSNVTVNTVTRTLEQDATKIFQKWQSAADKLPEDLTCSAIFAVKNSSILALFSSLFLGRADQQRATYSHWLEVRSAGGRFYNRQLLFPLRKQNKWQQLRLGFLAKDLLKLETLLDRNYSKSFWKMRADFVMKPILVKGLEGMYDFFHEQGGKNLQVVAFPYSGKLAKIPESAISFPHRAGNIYHWMYYEMEKWRRIGKGT, encoded by the exons ATGGGAGAAGATCTATTTTGGGCCCTTCATGGGGGCGGAGCAGCCAGCTTTGGGATCATTGTGGCTTGGAAAGTAAACCTAGTACCGGTACCGTCCAATGTGACTGTGAATACAGTCACTAGAACCCTGGAACAAGATGCAACAAAGATCTTTCAGAAATGGCAGTCCGCTGCCGATAAGCTTCCGGAAGATTTAACTTGCAGTGCTATCTTTGCCGTGAAGAATTCAAGTATATTGGCGTTGTTTTCGTCATTATTTCTTGGCAGGGCTGATCAACAACGGGCTACGTATTCACATTGGTTGGAGGTCCGATCAGCTGGAGGTCGATTCTACAATCGACAATTACTTTTTCCACTACGGAAGCAGAACAAATGGCAGCAATTGAGACT AGGATTCCTGGCAAAAGATTTACTGAAATTGGAAACATTGCTTGATAGGAATTATTCCAAGAGCTTTTGGAAAATGAGAGCCGACTTTGTAATGAAACCGATTCTTGTAAAAGGCTTGGAAGGGATGTATGATTTCTTTCATGAACAAGGAGGAAAGAACCTTCAGGTAGTGGCTTTTCCTTATAGTGGGAAACTGGCTAAGATTCCAGAATCCGCAATCTCATTTCCGCATAGAGCTGGCAACATATACCATTGGATGTACTACGAAATGGAGAAGTGGAGAAGAATCGGAAAGGGAACCTAA
- the LOC127899414 gene encoding uncharacterized protein LOC127899414: protein MCKLSSIVKVIEEKLSKQQLNMFKKDIFGHFLECQSFPFSGVILHNLLLRQVAHEEGSREDQLWFQIGEHLIRLSIVEWCLVTGLSYGVDTELSDDKKVDRLRKAYFGGVHRKINAKEFDALFKELKFEEMDDMDALKIALFYFADRVLNVRKNHCQINFDWLNKVDDIQYFRNRPWGLVSWEMVYDSLDDALFEKDEKFKTTQLKNPNHNIEKYNLYGFTFGVQVCCFFVY, encoded by the coding sequence ATGTGTAAGTTATCTTCGATCGTAAAAGTCATCGAGGAAAAATTATCAAAGCAGCAGTTGAATATGTTCAAGAAGgatatatttgggcatttctTGGAGTGTCAAAGTTTTCCATTTAGTGGGGTAATTTTGCACAATCTTTTACTGAGGCAAGTGGCCCATGAAGAAGGTAGCCGTGAGGATcagttatggtttcaaattggtGAGCATTTGATTCGCTTGTCAATTGTAGAATGGTGCCTGGTTACTGGACTTTCATATGGTGTTGATACCGAACTAAGTGATGACAAAAAAGTAGATAGGCTACGGAAAGCGTATTTTGGTGGTGTGCATCGCAAGATCAATGCTAAGGAATTCGATGCATTATTTAAGGAGTTGAAATTCGAGGAAATGGACGATATGGACGCATTAAAGATTGCGCTATTTTATTTTGCGGACAGAGTACTAAATGTAAGAAAAAATCactgtcaaatcaatttcgaTTGGCTTAACAAAGTTGATGATATACAGTACTTCCGAAATCGTCCATGGGGTCTTGTGTCGTGGGAAATGGTATACGATAGTCTTGATGATGCACTGTTCGAGAAAGACGAGAAATTTAAGACGACTCAGTTGAAAAATCCAAATCATAACATTGAAAAGTACAATCTTTACGGCTTTACGTTCGGGGTTCAGGTgtgttgtttttttgtttattaa
- the LOC102616053 gene encoding zinc finger A20 and AN1 domain-containing stress-associated protein 3: MAEEHRCQAPRLCVNNCGFFGSPTTQNLCSKCFRDLQLKAQQSSSAKHALNQTLISSSSVDLSLRERPATDVEVAAEAEKPPAEVAAPVQSTAANRCMTCRRRVGLTGFKCRCGSVFCGTHRYPEQHACSFDFKEMGKEQIARANPVVKAEKLQKI, encoded by the coding sequence ATGGCGGAAGAGCACAGATGTCAAGCACCCCGTTTGTGCGTGAACAACTGCGGATTTTTCGGGAGCCCAACAACTCAAAATCTCTGCTCCAAATGTTTTCGCGATCTTCAGTTGAAAGCACAACAATCTTCCTCGGCCAAACACGCCCTTAACCAAACCCTGATTTCGTCGTCGTCGGTTGATTTGTCTCTGCGCGAGAGACCGGCGACGGACGTGGAGGTAGCGGCAGAGGCGGAGAAGCCGCCGGCTGAGGTGGCCGCTCCGGTGCAGTCGACGGCGGCGAACAGGTGCATGACTTGCAGGAGGCGCGTGGGGCTCACGGGGTTCAAGTGCAGGTGCGGGTCGGTGTTCTGCGGGACCCACAGGTACCCGGAGCAGCACGCGTGTTCGTTCGATTTCAAAGAGATGGGCAAAGAGCAGATTGCGAGGGCAAATCCTGTTGTGAAGGCTGAGAAGCTTCAAAAGATATGA